A genomic window from Zalophus californianus isolate mZalCal1 chromosome 13, mZalCal1.pri.v2, whole genome shotgun sequence includes:
- the LOC113934784 gene encoding NADH dehydrogenase [ubiquinone] 1 alpha subcomplex subunit 1-like, giving the protein MDHSEDGQILPGISVISMCLVIPGIAMAHIHRFSNGGKEKVAYYSYQWSLMQRVRRFSGVNHYYVSKGSPVGEY; this is encoded by the exons ATGGACCATTCTGAGGATGG GCAG ATCCTGCCCGGGATTAGCGTTATCTCCATGTGCTTGGTGATCCCCGGCATAGCCATGGCGCATATCCACAGGTTCAGTAACGGGGGCAAGGAAAAGGTTGCCTATTATTCATATCAGTGGAGTTTGATGCAAAGAGTTAGGCGGTTCTCTGGAGTTAATCATTACTATGTGTCAAAGGGTTCTCCAGTTGGAGAATATTGA